A stretch of the Haloplanus aerogenes genome encodes the following:
- a CDS encoding nitrilase family protein, with protein MSHPNAVERDEPTVDEREPGRESLVTIACAQFEPRVGDLEGNREKSCEFIEDAAERGADFIVLPELANSGYVFNSREEARSLAEPIPEGKTAQRWIDLAEEYDAYIVGGYSEQDGDLLYNSSILVGPDGYIGTHRKVHLWNEEKLWFEPGDEVTVFETKIGRIGMQICYDQWFPELTRIQAGKGADIIAEPTNWVPINEYEQSGQMDEDELARANYLAVSNAHVNTVWFACADRVGTERGQPFLGRSLVVDPAGNPIAGPASQEDEELLVVEDCNLMDARKMKTWNDHNVIPRDRRTDLYDELCGYEDDPHAF; from the coding sequence ATGTCACACCCTAACGCAGTAGAACGGGACGAACCGACGGTCGACGAACGGGAACCGGGCCGCGAGTCGCTCGTCACTATCGCCTGTGCACAGTTCGAGCCCCGGGTTGGGGATCTGGAGGGCAATCGGGAGAAGTCCTGCGAGTTCATCGAGGACGCCGCGGAGCGTGGTGCGGACTTCATCGTTCTGCCCGAACTCGCTAACTCGGGCTACGTCTTCAACTCCCGCGAGGAGGCGCGCTCGCTCGCCGAACCCATTCCGGAGGGGAAGACGGCCCAGCGGTGGATCGACCTCGCCGAAGAGTACGATGCGTACATCGTTGGTGGCTACTCCGAGCAGGACGGCGACCTGCTGTACAACTCCTCTATCCTCGTCGGTCCGGACGGATACATCGGCACCCACCGGAAGGTTCACCTCTGGAACGAGGAGAAACTCTGGTTCGAACCCGGTGACGAGGTCACGGTGTTCGAAACGAAGATCGGTCGCATCGGGATGCAGATCTGTTACGATCAGTGGTTCCCCGAACTGACGCGCATCCAAGCGGGGAAAGGCGCCGATATCATCGCCGAACCCACCAACTGGGTGCCGATCAACGAGTACGAACAGTCCGGACAGATGGACGAGGACGAACTCGCCCGGGCGAACTACCTCGCCGTGTCGAACGCCCACGTCAATACGGTGTGGTTCGCCTGTGCCGACCGCGTCGGCACCGAACGCGGCCAACCGTTCCTCGGCCGCAGTCTGGTCGTCGATCCCGCGGGCAACCCCATCGCCGGACCGGCAAGCCAAGAAGACGAGGAACTGCTCGTCGTCGAGGACTGCAACCTCATGGACGCCCGAAAAATGAAGACGTGGAACGACCACAACGTCATCCCGCGGGACCGTCGGACCGACCTCTACGACGAACTCTGTGGCTACGAGGACGACCCACACGCCTTCTGA
- a CDS encoding heavy metal translocating P-type ATPase, protein MTDTDTCTLCDLPTPEPPVTADGVTGTFCCRGCLEVARTLDDIEGASAADVDGPEGVREALGGDEGSPEPDADTDAAFVAVDGMHCATCEAFLEARATDHDGVATAEASYPSNLVRLVYDPDRLDEGDLPDLLDGAGYRARAIDEEGEDDTTETIGRLIIGGFFGMMTMAWYVLFLYPTYLGLDVSLLDVTGSAGQYLLWNVWVMTSIVLGYTGYPILRGAYVSLKAGRPNMDLLVALAAGTAYVYSTATLLLGGTEVYFDITTVVVVVVTLGGYYETRLKSRAAGQLTELTESRVEEARRRTATGEETVAVEDIEAGDDLVVGTGERVPVDGTVIEGTAAVDESLVTGESVPVRHTAGDEVIGGGLVTEGGIVVAADEGATSTLDRLVTHLWRVRSSRSGVQRLADRLAAVFVPVVVLLALGAFVVHLALGSSPTAAFLTGLAVLVVSCPCALGLATPLAVAAGVREALAAGIVITDGDVFERATEADIVAFDKTGTLTTGEMTLYDTAGESDAIARAAAVETFADHPMGRAVIEAVDVPDLAVDDFERHPGRGVSGTVEGDRVTVGRADLFEDCEIPATYRERYDRAVDAGRVAAYVGRGGTVRGVLVAGDQPRPEWRRVVSAVAADVERVVIITGDGEAAAARFRDHPDVDDVFAGVPPEAKAEVIGRLREEGTTVMVGDGSNDAPALAAADLGISLESGTRLAADAADAVVTTDDLTTVPEVFRLTAATKRRIRENLGWAFLYNALAVPAAALGALNPLVAAVAMAASSLLVVGNSARGLGTTDECDTDRSTASGTLHETTDGPTAPVADGGGDA, encoded by the coding sequence ATGACCGACACCGACACCTGCACACTCTGTGACCTGCCGACGCCCGAGCCGCCAGTGACAGCGGACGGTGTCACGGGCACCTTCTGCTGTCGCGGCTGTCTGGAAGTGGCGCGAACCCTCGACGACATCGAGGGCGCGTCGGCCGCGGACGTGGACGGTCCCGAGGGCGTGCGCGAGGCGCTCGGCGGCGACGAGGGGAGCCCGGAACCGGACGCCGACACCGACGCCGCCTTCGTCGCCGTCGATGGCATGCACTGTGCGACCTGCGAGGCGTTTCTGGAGGCGCGCGCGACCGACCACGACGGCGTCGCCACGGCGGAGGCGTCCTACCCCTCGAATCTCGTCCGTCTCGTCTACGACCCGGACCGACTGGACGAGGGTGACCTGCCCGACCTCCTCGACGGTGCGGGCTACCGCGCCCGCGCGATCGACGAGGAGGGCGAGGACGACACCACCGAGACCATCGGCCGTCTGATCATCGGCGGCTTCTTCGGCATGATGACGATGGCGTGGTACGTCCTCTTTCTCTACCCCACCTACCTCGGCCTCGACGTGTCCCTCCTCGACGTGACCGGATCGGCCGGCCAGTATCTCCTCTGGAACGTCTGGGTGATGACGAGCATCGTCCTCGGCTACACCGGCTACCCCATCCTCCGGGGGGCGTACGTCAGCCTCAAAGCCGGCCGACCCAACATGGATCTGCTCGTCGCGCTCGCGGCCGGCACCGCCTACGTCTACTCGACGGCGACGCTTCTCCTCGGCGGGACGGAGGTGTATTTCGACATCACGACGGTCGTCGTCGTCGTCGTCACCCTCGGCGGCTACTACGAGACGCGCCTGAAATCGCGCGCCGCGGGGCAGTTGACCGAACTCACCGAGAGCCGGGTCGAGGAGGCGCGCCGACGGACGGCGACGGGGGAGGAGACGGTTGCAGTCGAGGATATCGAGGCTGGTGACGACCTCGTCGTCGGCACTGGCGAGCGCGTGCCCGTGGACGGCACGGTGATCGAGGGGACGGCCGCCGTCGACGAATCGCTCGTGACCGGCGAGTCGGTCCCCGTTCGACACACCGCCGGCGACGAGGTGATCGGCGGCGGCCTCGTCACCGAGGGCGGCATCGTCGTCGCGGCCGACGAAGGGGCGACGAGCACGCTCGACCGCCTCGTCACCCACCTCTGGCGTGTCCGGAGTTCGCGCTCCGGCGTCCAGCGCCTCGCCGACCGCCTCGCCGCCGTCTTCGTCCCCGTCGTCGTCCTCCTCGCCCTCGGGGCGTTCGTCGTCCACCTCGCCCTCGGTTCGTCGCCGACGGCCGCCTTTCTGACCGGTCTCGCCGTCCTCGTCGTCTCCTGTCCCTGCGCGCTGGGGCTGGCGACGCCGCTCGCCGTCGCCGCGGGCGTCCGCGAGGCACTCGCCGCGGGCATCGTCATCACTGACGGCGACGTGTTCGAGCGCGCAACGGAGGCCGACATCGTCGCCTTCGACAAGACGGGGACGCTCACGACGGGGGAGATGACGCTGTACGACACTGCCGGCGAAAGCGACGCCATCGCCCGGGCCGCCGCCGTCGAGACGTTCGCGGATCACCCGATGGGGCGGGCGGTGATCGAGGCCGTCGACGTACCGGACCTCGCCGTCGACGACTTCGAGCGCCACCCCGGACGGGGCGTCAGCGGAACAGTCGAGGGCGACCGCGTGACCGTCGGTCGCGCCGACCTGTTCGAGGACTGCGAGATACCGGCCACCTACCGCGAGCGCTACGACCGCGCCGTCGACGCCGGGCGCGTCGCCGCCTACGTGGGCCGGGGAGGCACGGTTCGGGGCGTCCTCGTCGCCGGCGACCAGCCCCGACCGGAGTGGCGGCGGGTCGTCTCGGCCGTCGCCGCGGACGTGGAGCGAGTCGTGATCATCACCGGCGACGGCGAGGCGGCGGCCGCCCGCTTCCGCGACCACCCCGACGTGGACGACGTGTTCGCCGGCGTCCCCCCCGAGGCGAAAGCGGAGGTGATCGGCCGCCTGCGCGAGGAGGGAACGACGGTGATGGTGGGCGATGGCAGCAACGACGCGCCGGCGCTGGCGGCGGCCGACCTCGGCATCTCGCTGGAGAGCGGAACCCGCCTCGCGGCCGACGCCGCCGACGCCGTCGTGACGACCGACGATCTGACCACCGTCCCCGAGGTGTTCCGTCTCACCGCGGCGACGAAGCGACGCATCCGCGAGAATCTCGGGTGGGCGTTCCTCTACAACGCCCTCGCGGTGCCGGCGGCCGCGCTGGGCGCGCTCAACCCCCTCGTCGCCGCGGTGGCGATGGCCGCGAGTAGCCTGCTGGTGGTCGGGAACTCGGCGCGGGGGCTGGGGACGACTGACGAGTGCGACACGGATCGGTCGACGGCGTCGGGGACACTGCACGAGACGACGGATGGACCAACAGCCCCGGTCGCCGACGGCGGAGGCGACGCGTAG
- a CDS encoding sulfite exporter TauE/SafE family protein, with amino-acid sequence MIPLSGSGAGAAATAAASDPGLLVFLAIGVLGGAHCLGMCGPLVTLYADRLGSGAERVRPIDVRQHLLFNAGRTLSYAAIGALMGALGAVLFDVAAVATLATDVRGVTGILAGGFIVFTGAGYLLRGTVGHGVGIPFVGDAFSRVYAAVTTRVDEWVGGPRIIALGALHGFLPCPLLYPAFLYAFAVGSPIRGAVSLAVLGIGTVPTLLAYGTVFQSLGTGSRVNLHRALGVAFVALGYLPLAHGLMLLGIHIPHPPIPVYQPLG; translated from the coding sequence ATGATACCGCTCTCCGGTTCGGGCGCCGGGGCGGCTGCGACCGCCGCAGCGAGCGATCCCGGGCTACTCGTGTTCCTCGCCATCGGCGTCCTCGGCGGCGCGCACTGTCTCGGCATGTGTGGTCCGCTCGTGACGCTGTACGCCGACCGGCTTGGAAGCGGGGCCGAACGTGTTCGACCCATCGACGTCCGCCAGCACCTGCTGTTCAACGCCGGCCGAACGCTCAGTTACGCCGCCATCGGAGCGCTCATGGGGGCGCTCGGGGCGGTACTCTTCGACGTCGCCGCCGTCGCCACCCTCGCGACCGACGTTCGGGGCGTCACGGGCATCCTCGCCGGCGGCTTCATCGTGTTCACCGGCGCGGGCTATCTCCTCCGTGGTACCGTCGGTCACGGCGTCGGGATTCCGTTCGTCGGTGACGCCTTCTCGCGAGTGTACGCCGCCGTGACGACCCGCGTCGACGAGTGGGTCGGCGGCCCCCGGATCATCGCGCTCGGCGCGCTCCACGGATTCCTCCCCTGCCCACTGCTCTACCCCGCCTTCCTCTACGCGTTCGCCGTCGGCTCGCCGATCCGCGGGGCGGTGTCGCTCGCCGTCCTCGGCATCGGCACCGTCCCGACGCTCCTCGCCTACGGCACCGTCTTCCAGTCACTCGGAACGGGGAGTCGGGTGAACCTCCACCGGGCTCTCGGCGTCGCCTTCGTGGCCCTCGGCTACCTGCCGCTGGCCCACGGGCTGATGCTCCTCGGAATCCACATCCCCCACCCGCCGATCCCCGTCTACCAGCCGCTCGGATGA
- a CDS encoding halocyanin domain-containing protein — MTRDSDAGGARSLTRRAALRTAAGTVAAGIAAGTASPAAAQGGVDYGGWFGGGTGGETQNFDGTVDRTGQDSVTVEVGAEGNGGPYAFAPAAVRVDPGTTVTFEWVSDTHNILIEEQPSGAGWGGVQNIENSGFSHEHTFETEGIYKYYCQPHLALGMKGAIVVGGGGSGGGGGGGGGGGGGGGVPAEYGNWFGSETGAETQNFDGTADQTGQDSITIDVGAEGNGGPYAFEPAAVRIDPGTTVTFEWTSDTHNILIEEQPSDAGWSGHETIENNGFTYEHTFETEGVYKYYCQPHLALGMKGAIVVGSAPSGGGGGGGGDGGGETPAPGGEGGEGAGASPTLSLAFRLIGGAVAAALALVLGVTAWVFLNYDQFTTGGGTAAEAAATPAERTPEESVFEAGVVRELGHDDFDPYGTATLIVIYVAIISLMWVFMYFVEFLGGGPTVIG, encoded by the coding sequence ATGACACGGGACTCCGACGCCGGTGGAGCGCGGTCGCTCACCCGGCGCGCGGCGCTCCGGACGGCCGCGGGAACCGTGGCCGCTGGCATCGCCGCTGGTACTGCTAGTCCCGCCGCCGCGCAGGGCGGCGTCGACTACGGCGGCTGGTTCGGCGGCGGAACTGGCGGTGAGACACAGAACTTCGACGGCACCGTCGATCGGACCGGTCAGGACTCGGTGACGGTCGAGGTCGGTGCCGAGGGCAACGGCGGCCCGTACGCCTTCGCGCCCGCCGCCGTCCGGGTCGATCCGGGCACGACGGTCACCTTCGAGTGGGTCTCCGACACTCACAACATCCTGATCGAGGAACAGCCGTCCGGCGCCGGCTGGGGCGGCGTCCAGAACATCGAGAACTCCGGGTTCTCCCACGAACACACCTTCGAGACCGAAGGAATCTACAAGTACTACTGCCAGCCTCACCTCGCGCTCGGGATGAAAGGCGCCATCGTCGTCGGTGGCGGCGGAAGTGGAGGCGGTGGCGGTGGCGGCGGTGGCGGGGGCGGGGGCGGCGGTGTCCCCGCCGAGTACGGCAACTGGTTCGGTAGCGAGACGGGTGCCGAGACGCAGAACTTCGACGGCACCGCCGACCAGACCGGGCAGGATTCGATTACCATCGACGTCGGTGCCGAAGGCAACGGCGGTCCGTACGCCTTCGAACCGGCCGCCGTCCGGATCGATCCCGGGACGACGGTCACGTTCGAGTGGACGTCGGACACCCACAACATCCTGATCGAGGAACAGCCGTCCGACGCCGGCTGGAGCGGCCACGAGACGATCGAGAACAATGGTTTCACCTACGAACACACCTTCGAGACCGAAGGCGTCTACAAGTACTACTGCCAGCCCCACCTCGCGCTCGGCATGAAAGGCGCCATCGTCGTCGGGTCGGCACCCTCCGGCGGTGGTGGCGGTGGTGGTGGCGACGGTGGTGGCGAAACTCCCGCTCCCGGCGGTGAAGGCGGCGAGGGCGCCGGCGCGTCGCCCACCCTCTCGCTCGCCTTCCGCCTGATCGGCGGTGCCGTCGCGGCGGCACTCGCCCTCGTCCTCGGCGTCACTGCGTGGGTGTTCCTCAACTACGACCAGTTCACGACGGGCGGTGGAACGGCCGCCGAAGCCGCAGCGACCCCCGCCGAACGGACGCCGGAGGAGTCGGTGTTCGAGGCGGGCGTCGTCCGCGAACTCGGCCACGACGACTTCGACCCCTACGGGACAGCGACGCTCATCGTGATCTACGTCGCCATCATCTCCCTGATGTGGGTGTTCATGTACTTCGTCGAGTTCCTCGGCGGCGGACCGACGGTGATCGGCTAA
- a CDS encoding cytochrome c oxidase subunit II — MEIHRFEKLWTAAALLLIVGLIATVTYGTVGAGVKMVDDSGGTVDAGSLGDTEFGDPGVTQVGENQYEVHVVARQFLFQPGTTSPIRVPANSEVTFYITSADVVHGFEVAGTNINVMVIPGQVAEITVRFDDPGQYGIVCHEYCGAGHHTMAGQLVVVPEDEYEGGS; from the coding sequence ATGGAAATTCATCGATTCGAGAAACTCTGGACTGCAGCAGCCTTGCTCCTCATCGTCGGGCTCATCGCGACGGTGACGTACGGTACGGTCGGCGCGGGCGTGAAGATGGTCGACGACTCCGGCGGCACGGTCGATGCCGGATCGCTCGGCGACACCGAATTCGGCGATCCGGGCGTGACCCAGGTGGGCGAGAACCAGTACGAGGTTCACGTCGTCGCCCGCCAGTTCCTGTTCCAGCCGGGTACCACCTCGCCCATCCGCGTCCCGGCTAACTCCGAGGTGACCTTCTACATCACTAGCGCGGACGTGGTCCACGGCTTCGAGGTTGCGGGCACCAACATCAACGTCATGGTGATCCCCGGACAGGTCGCCGAGATCACGGTGCGGTTCGACGACCCCGGCCAGTACGGGATCGTCTGTCACGAGTACTGCGGCGCCGGCCACCACACCATGGCGGGCCAACTCGTGGTCGTCCCCGAGGACGAATACGAGGGAGGTAGCTAA
- a CDS encoding b(o/a)3-type cytochrome-c oxidase subunit 1 — protein MAYVDDFPTDARIVRWNMAVAFISLGIGGLFGMIQALHRTGIFRGFVSSADYYTVLTGHGVLLALVFTTFALSGLFTWGVTRSLDRPLPSPRFTMGWFALMLLGSIIAAVTILGGLVPSMPFKADVLFTFYAPMQAHPAFYIGLVFFVVGSWLAGVDWFRAYWGWRKDNPGERIPLQTFMVLVTMLMWYISSIGVAVEVLFFLLPWSLGLIEAVDPLLTRTLFWYFGHPVVYFWLMPAYFIWYTVLPKLSGGRLFSDPLARVVFILFLLLSTPVGFHHQYVDPGIPEGFKFIAMTNTMFLLLPSLLTAFTVVASIEHGGRQRGGEGRLGWLRSLPWDEPAFAGCVLAGLMFAAGGFSGMINAGMNINYLIHNTLWVPGHFHLTVGTASALTFMAAGYWLFPQITGNRLRFRSLATIQPYVWFIGMTLMSNAMHRAGLAGVPRRTAEPQYDAVSFQGVVGGISEMRLQIAIGGTILFIGLVLYLIVIFGTWFGGSGNDTLRVNSSLPAPLSGPEHSPKILDNLKLWTAVAIVLIALAYGLPLWALVSDGLLAPGSPPIPV, from the coding sequence ATGGCATACGTCGACGATTTCCCGACCGACGCACGCATCGTTCGCTGGAATATGGCCGTCGCGTTCATCTCGCTCGGCATCGGTGGCCTGTTCGGCATGATTCAGGCGCTCCACCGCACGGGCATCTTCCGCGGGTTCGTGAGCTCCGCCGACTACTACACGGTGCTCACGGGCCACGGCGTTCTCCTCGCGCTCGTGTTCACGACGTTCGCCCTCTCCGGGCTGTTCACGTGGGGCGTCACGCGGAGCCTCGACCGGCCGCTCCCGAGCCCCCGATTCACCATGGGCTGGTTCGCGCTGATGCTCCTCGGATCCATCATCGCGGCCGTCACCATCCTCGGTGGCCTCGTGCCGTCGATGCCGTTCAAGGCCGACGTGCTCTTCACGTTCTACGCGCCGATGCAGGCGCATCCGGCGTTCTACATCGGCCTCGTGTTCTTCGTCGTCGGCTCGTGGCTCGCCGGCGTCGACTGGTTCCGCGCGTACTGGGGCTGGCGGAAGGACAACCCCGGCGAGCGCATCCCCCTGCAGACGTTCATGGTGCTGGTGACGATGCTGATGTGGTACATCTCGTCGATTGGCGTCGCGGTGGAGGTGCTCTTTTTCCTCCTGCCGTGGTCGCTCGGCCTGATCGAGGCGGTCGACCCGCTCCTGACGCGGACGCTGTTCTGGTACTTCGGCCACCCGGTCGTCTACTTCTGGCTCATGCCGGCGTACTTCATCTGGTACACCGTGCTGCCGAAGCTCTCTGGTGGCCGGCTGTTCAGCGACCCGCTCGCCCGCGTCGTGTTCATCCTCTTCCTCCTGCTCTCGACGCCGGTCGGCTTCCACCACCAGTACGTCGACCCCGGCATCCCCGAGGGCTTCAAGTTCATCGCGATGACGAACACGATGTTCCTCCTCTTGCCCAGCCTGCTCACCGCCTTCACCGTCGTCGCCAGCATCGAACACGGCGGCAGACAGCGTGGCGGTGAGGGTCGACTCGGGTGGCTGCGGTCGCTCCCGTGGGACGAACCCGCCTTCGCTGGCTGTGTGCTCGCGGGGCTGATGTTCGCCGCCGGCGGCTTCTCCGGCATGATCAACGCCGGCATGAACATCAACTACCTCATCCACAACACGCTGTGGGTGCCGGGGCACTTCCACCTCACCGTCGGCACCGCGTCGGCGCTCACCTTCATGGCCGCCGGTTACTGGCTGTTCCCGCAGATCACGGGCAACCGCCTGCGCTTCCGCTCGCTCGCGACCATCCAGCCCTACGTCTGGTTCATCGGCATGACGCTCATGTCGAACGCGATGCACCGGGCCGGTCTGGCCGGCGTCCCGCGGCGGACTGCCGAACCCCAGTACGACGCCGTCTCGTTCCAGGGCGTCGTCGGCGGGATCAGCGAGATGCGCCTCCAGATCGCCATCGGTGGCACCATCCTCTTCATCGGATTGGTGCTCTACCTGATCGTCATCTTCGGGACGTGGTTCGGCGGCAGCGGCAACGACACCCTCCGGGTCAACAGTTCGCTCCCGGCGCCGCTGTCCGGCCCCGAACACAGCCCGAAGATCCTCGACAATCTGAAGCTCTGGACGGCGGTCGCCATCGTGCTGATCGCGCTCGCGTACGGCCTGCCGCTGTGGGCGCTCGTCAGCGACGGCCTGCTGGCACCGGGCAGTCCGCCGATCCCGGTCTAA
- a CDS encoding PQQ-dependent sugar dehydrogenase has translation MIAGGGRRRFLRRTAGVLLAGLAGCGGGGSEGGSATVTDDTTATPTGSTRTASPTAAADRPGVGVDTVADGFAAPTDVAMPAGVDRTFVADQPGQVYAANRPDTPFLDLSDRVVDLRSGPDERGLLGLAPHPDFASNGRLFVRYSAPRRSSSPPGYSHTFVLSEVTVDPAAAQASSDSERIVLEIAQPQPNHNAGSLAFGPDGYLFVGVGDGGGGGDVGRGHVEDWYERIRGGNGQDLTENLLGSILRIDVDGGEPYAIPDDNPLVGEDGLDEQWAWGFRNPWRFAVEDDALLVADVGQARYEEVSRVERGENYGWNVHEGTHCFDPSAPREEPAGCPSHTLAGAQLRDPVIEYPHPGVESDATATGIAVVGGYRYDGPIEEFDGRYVFADWQADGRLFLADPTQEGLWPISTIPVRGESFGSFVRAFGRDPDGHLYVLTSDRGGPVGSTGALHRLVA, from the coding sequence ATGATTGCCGGCGGCGGGCGGCGGCGCTTCCTGAGACGGACGGCCGGCGTCCTCCTCGCAGGACTCGCGGGCTGTGGAGGCGGTGGTAGTGAGGGCGGGAGCGCCACCGTCACCGACGACACGACCGCGACACCCACCGGCTCCACGCGAACGGCGTCACCGACGGCGGCCGCCGACCGCCCCGGCGTGGGCGTCGACACCGTCGCCGACGGCTTCGCCGCCCCGACCGACGTGGCGATGCCCGCAGGCGTCGACCGCACGTTCGTCGCGGATCAGCCGGGGCAAGTGTACGCGGCCAACCGCCCCGACACGCCGTTTCTCGACCTCTCGGATCGGGTCGTCGACCTCCGGTCCGGTCCGGACGAACGGGGACTGCTCGGCCTCGCCCCCCACCCCGACTTCGCCTCGAACGGCCGCTTGTTCGTCCGCTACAGCGCGCCGCGTCGGTCGTCGTCGCCGCCCGGCTACTCCCACACGTTCGTCCTGAGCGAGGTCACGGTCGACCCGGCCGCCGCGCAGGCGTCGTCCGACAGCGAGCGCATCGTACTCGAAATCGCCCAGCCCCAGCCCAACCACAACGCCGGATCGCTCGCCTTCGGCCCCGACGGCTATCTCTTCGTCGGCGTGGGCGACGGCGGCGGCGGTGGCGACGTGGGCCGCGGCCACGTCGAAGACTGGTACGAGCGCATCCGCGGCGGCAACGGGCAGGATCTCACCGAGAACTTGCTGGGGAGCATCCTCCGGATCGACGTCGATGGCGGTGAGCCCTACGCCATTCCCGACGACAATCCCCTCGTCGGTGAGGACGGCCTCGACGAGCAGTGGGCGTGGGGCTTTCGCAACCCGTGGCGGTTCGCCGTGGAGGACGATGCCCTCCTCGTCGCGGACGTGGGACAGGCACGCTACGAGGAGGTGAGCCGCGTCGAGCGGGGTGAAAACTACGGCTGGAACGTCCACGAGGGGACCCACTGTTTCGACCCGTCGGCGCCGCGCGAGGAGCCAGCGGGGTGTCCGAGTCACACGCTCGCGGGCGCGCAACTCCGCGATCCGGTGATCGAGTATCCACACCCCGGCGTCGAATCGGACGCGACGGCGACGGGCATCGCCGTCGTCGGCGGCTATCGCTACGACGGCCCCATCGAGGAGTTCGACGGTCGGTACGTCTTCGCGGACTGGCAGGCCGACGGTCGCCTGTTTCTGGCCGACCCGACCCAGGAAGGACTGTGGCCCATCTCGACGATTCCCGTTCGTGGCGAGTCGTTCGGTTCCTTCGTCCGCGCGTTCGGGCGCGATCCGGACGGGCACCTCTACGTTCTGACGAGCGACCGCGGCGGCCCCGTCGGGTCGACCGGCGCGCTCCACCGGCTCGTCGCCTGA
- the hemH gene encoding ferrochelatase produces the protein MTTGIVLLNFGEPSEPDRETVVDYLERIFFANMDIEGKETTEAEARERAGKLAQRRAPGLMEEYEEIGGSPLYDHATTQASMLADELDRRGYDVNTYYGMQYTDPFITDAVEQAREDGVDHLIGLPIYPLCGPSTTVQSLDELDEALDEVGWDVPVDGLTGWHKHPAYNRVRIDNIREFLDENDLELGDGTKLVFSAHGTPQYYLDEGSRYEEYVEEFCGVVAAALGAEDYELGYQNHENRDVDWTEPDVEEVIETVDADRVVVEPVSFMHEQSETLSELDIELREEAEEAGLDFYRVPIPYDDERFVGALADLVEPFVAGYDPEYAGLHQCECRDKPGTMCLNAPHE, from the coding sequence ATGACCACCGGGATCGTGTTGCTCAACTTCGGTGAGCCGTCGGAGCCGGATCGAGAGACCGTCGTCGACTACCTCGAACGCATCTTCTTCGCCAACATGGACATCGAGGGGAAGGAGACGACCGAGGCGGAGGCACGGGAACGCGCCGGCAAACTGGCCCAGCGTCGCGCGCCGGGCCTCATGGAAGAGTACGAAGAGATCGGCGGATCGCCGCTCTACGACCACGCCACCACGCAGGCGTCGATGCTGGCGGACGAACTCGACCGCCGCGGGTACGACGTGAACACCTACTACGGGATGCAGTACACCGACCCGTTCATCACGGACGCGGTGGAGCAGGCCCGCGAGGACGGCGTCGACCACCTGATCGGCCTGCCTATCTACCCCCTCTGTGGCCCCTCGACCACCGTCCAGTCGCTCGACGAACTCGACGAGGCACTGGACGAGGTCGGCTGGGACGTGCCCGTCGACGGTCTGACCGGCTGGCACAAACACCCCGCGTACAACCGCGTCCGCATCGACAACATCCGTGAATTCCTCGACGAGAACGACCTCGAACTGGGTGACGGGACGAAACTCGTCTTCTCCGCGCACGGCACGCCCCAGTACTACCTCGACGAGGGGAGCCGCTACGAGGAGTACGTCGAGGAGTTCTGCGGCGTCGTGGCGGCGGCGCTCGGCGCCGAGGACTACGAACTCGGCTACCAGAACCACGAGAACCGCGACGTGGACTGGACCGAACCCGACGTGGAGGAGGTCATCGAGACGGTCGACGCCGACCGCGTCGTCGTCGAGCCCGTGAGCTTCATGCACGAACAGAGTGAGACGCTGTCGGAACTCGATATCGAACTCCGCGAGGAGGCCGAGGAGGCGGGGCTGGACTTTTACCGCGTTCCCATCCCCTACGACGACGAGCGGTTCGTCGGCGCGCTCGCGGACCTCGTGGAGCCGTTCGTCGCGGGATACGACCCCGAGTACGCCGGCCTCCACCAGTGTGAGTGTCGCGACAAGCCGGGCACGATGTGCCTGAACGCCCCCCACGAATGA